The sequence GTTCACCAAATGATTAAACAATAAAGGCAGAATATGGAGACCGATTATTTCATCCGCAGATGCATAATGAAAACTATTTATGCAGAAAAAGTAGGGATGATTTAATGACACCATCAGTCGACAGTTTCTCTCACATAGTATCCAAATTCATGCATAAAAGCGTAAATATGGTTCACACTCACATAATAGCAGCTACCATGTTCGTCGCTCGCAGAAGATTACTATTTACTAGTAAACTGGTAAAGTTTCATTAAATTAACCTCTCAACATTGATAACAGCTCCATGTCATTTTCCAGGTGACCCACACGTGTTTAAAACATTAACATGTACTTTACAAATCATAATTAGCAGCGATTTATCGGGTAATGGAACCATCCTAAAGGCCCATAGTGTTCTCAATTTTATTATCAGCTTGGAAATTAGGTAAACATGGAAAATATTAAAGGTCAGAAGTTAAACTATACTAAAATAATTACCAAAATTTGAACTCGGGAAGGCGGCGAACGAATGGTTTGAATTCATCAGATCCTTTTGTGGGCAGCAGAGGTCTATCAGACTGTTCAAGTTCCGGGTCAACAAGAGGTGACAGAAATCCAATAAGAAGATTTAGAATGTAGATCCCCAAACCATAGGAAACAATGTAAAACCCTTGAAGAGAGTAAACTCGCAGAGCATAAACAAAAGCTAGAGTGAAAGTTCCAGTCCACCGGTAATGTGCGTGCGGAGTAGATTTATCTAAATAGTACTGGAAAAGTTGAGATAACTCATGCCTCTGCTGGTTTAGTGTGGCAGTTGCCGTTGAGGGCCCATCACCTCCACCCCTCTCCATCAataataatctttaaaaaactATAGTTTTGATATAGCACTTCAATCAGACCAACAACCTACAGCTGACAAGGACCAACATGCTTTAAGAATCGTAAGGCAACACATTATCCCTCAGGCAGCTGGGAAAAATGCATTTCAGCAAAACTAAACAGCTGGAAATCTTTTATATGCTTTCATCCAAGAGACAAAATTGGAAAGTTTTTGAGATGCTAGAAAACAACGCCCACATTTGCAAAGAATACAAATGTTTCTCCCAATAGAATACTCCATTAACAAACAATGGTGGGTCAGTGACACGGTGTTTCTTAAAAAGGATACCTGAACAACAGGACGAAGTTGCGAAATACACAGACCCACCAAGTGAGACCTCAACATAGAAAGATCAAACACGTAAAAGTCATTTAGcgaatgaaaaaaatattaagcacacggccagttttttccaattttttaagcccaataatacaCTTCGACTTGAAATGCAACTTCTGCTAATAAATGAATGTCAATCCATAAAATATACCGAAAACAAAAACATTAATCTGAGTATTGTATACATTGTCAATGACTTTCCTTCGATTAATCCTAATGaaaaaagaaatatttgtgCAAATTGAAATCAACCCTAATTTAAAAAACTCAAGGAAAGTACAAGTACATTTCACAAAACCGATCTCCAATCAGAAAATTCAATGTTGGAGAGCAGAAACTATCCGCATTCCATGAGATGAATAGGTTAagcatttttaataaaaaatttccaaatatttttattctcgAAGAGCTTAGAAATTAGGTTACCTCCAAGCCGGTGTATGAGGATTCGGGGACCTTTTCGTCGCCCGTCGGTGGAGATATAGGGAAAAGGGTACCTGAGCCTAAAATTACCAATTTTCTTTGCTACGTATAAATAAAATTctgttaaaaaattaaaattggatttttatatatatataaatcttaCCATTTTTTTATAAACCCATTGATTATTTTAACTTCAATTATTGTAAAACTCGAGTCAAACACAATATTATGCAAGAATAAAAGTGTTATAAGACCATATTACGTGTTAATTTTATGATATGAATCTTTCACACATTTCGTAGGCCTGGCCAAGGACCGGGTCAAACCCAGACCTGAACTGTGGTCAACGGATTTGACCCGAAACCACGTTTtaggttttaaaaaaccgttgacCCGACTGTTCCGACTCAAAAAGTTGGTTGGCTTCGACGGGTTACATCCAACGGCCTCGATCATTGATCAAGTAGTCGTTGGAGATCAACGGTCACGATGAAGTTACCGTTGTTGACTCGCAGAGTCAACCCAGCGAGCCGAtcggtttttaattttttgtccaATTTTTTCTATAAATACCGCCAATccctttcaatttttttcacaCAATATTCTCTCAATCTCTAATTCTCAATTCTTTCTTGATTAGCATAATAGCAAAGTTTcgattattggtttattgtcaaATTTTGATTCATTTCCATAATTACTCCAATTTCATGTCTTTAATTTCATATTCCAATTTCATGTCTTtaatttcatatttatacaaataTCTGGAGTCGAATCAAGTCATAGTAGGTGTGGCATGGGAAAAGGAAAAGGGCAGCATGTCATCCAAGATTGAGTTTTCTCCATTCAATATTGATGACTATGATCTTGATTTTTCTGATGAGAAAAATCAAGAAAGTGAACAAGAGCTCAACAAGCACATCATCATGAAATCCAAGAAAGTATGAGTAATTTTACGGCGCCTAAAATACAAACTCGAGCTTTGCATCTCTCAACATCCGACATCTTCACCAAACATTTCAAAAAAGGTGAAGCTTCCCTCCGCTGATATGCAAAAAATGCAAATTGATAAATGCAATTTTTGCActtaatattttatatgatttaacttGGATTTTGTTATGTATAGAGCAATATTACGCGTAGTTTGTGTTGGTTGTGTcgtttgcaggaatttgagtgaagactattttatttgaattaaaaaggTCAGAAATGTGCAAAAAGAGAAAAACAAAAGCACGCGAAAAAAGAAACAGAATGAACCAAGAGGCGCCTTAGTGCCCGACGCCAAAAACCAGATGCGCCTCAGCGCCTGATACTGCATgatgagaaaaataaatatcGATAAGGCGCCTATTTTTTGGCTCCTCAGCGCCAttgtattttaataattttggaaacttttttAGTCGGTTTTAAAAAGGATTTTCTAGCATATTTTAAACCAGAAGTGCCTCAGCGCGTCGTTGTCGgagaatgaattttatttgatttatattaaattgtgcaaattaatcttaattttgaattagaacattttttattttattggttcTAATGCAATTTATGTGAAAAAGCCAACGACTCACTTTTTTTGATCTGGAAATTGAGAAAACTGCGGAAACCTTGTGAAAAGCAAGAAGAGAAGAGTTGAAACAAATGGCTGAAAATAGAGAAAGAGGTGAAAATACCGGTCTGGTGCCAATCGGAGATCACTTTAGACCAGTGATCAACAATCACTGctaataattttgaat comes from Henckelia pumila isolate YLH828 chromosome 4, ASM3356847v2, whole genome shotgun sequence and encodes:
- the LOC140864546 gene encoding protein RER1A-like, whose amino-acid sequence is MERGGGDGPSTATATLNQQRHELSQLFQYYLDKSTPHAHYRWTGTFTLAFVYALRVYSLQGFYIVSYGLGIYILNLLIGFLSPLVDPELEQSDRPLLPTKGSDEFKPFVRRLPEFKFWYAITKAFCIAFLMTFFSMFDVPVFWPILLFYWFVLFVLTMKRQIMHMIKYKYIPFNIGKQTYRGKKPAASSRDPRAD